A portion of the Flavobacterium limnophilum genome contains these proteins:
- a CDS encoding PKD domain-containing protein → MRLDKKHILIVLLLATVQTWSQDTRSFKIFQFPANKIPTIDGNPDDWKMVPISYVVGMDQLWDDSGKQPKADPKNLDVSVKVAWVKGLNRLYFLYEAYDNYWDFSLTGLHNDIFEITVDADQSGGPFIDRFHPNKALTNTMDAYFSYHGVHAQNYHIFTPAEGKDWALAWGSQPWIKELPYSNAATNYNFKPGESGKLTLEFWITPFDYAGNDPSRAVESILTENKNIGLCWAIIDYDDVNNEKNNGFWNLSKEHTMYGNANYSLPFKLMPLEAEFKKAIDAKWTFNAVDMNRRMVAFMDKSEGEIKSWNWDFGDGTFSSEQNPVHQYKEAGKYIVVLNIEGPKGKSRMAKVWDVAVK, encoded by the coding sequence ATGAGATTAGATAAAAAACATATTTTAATAGTACTGCTGTTAGCAACGGTTCAAACTTGGTCACAAGACACCAGAAGTTTTAAGATTTTTCAATTTCCAGCCAACAAGATTCCAACCATTGACGGCAATCCCGACGATTGGAAAATGGTTCCCATAAGCTATGTTGTGGGGATGGACCAGTTATGGGACGATAGCGGAAAACAACCCAAAGCCGATCCGAAAAATTTGGATGTAAGCGTAAAAGTAGCTTGGGTAAAAGGGCTGAATCGCTTGTATTTTTTATACGAAGCTTACGATAATTACTGGGATTTTTCCTTGACGGGTTTGCACAACGACATCTTTGAAATCACGGTCGATGCCGATCAATCAGGAGGTCCTTTTATTGACCGATTTCATCCCAATAAAGCGTTGACAAACACAATGGATGCTTATTTTTCTTATCACGGTGTTCACGCTCAAAACTATCATATTTTCACGCCAGCCGAAGGCAAAGATTGGGCTTTGGCTTGGGGAAGCCAACCTTGGATAAAAGAATTACCCTATTCCAATGCGGCAACCAATTATAATTTCAAACCCGGAGAATCAGGGAAATTGACGTTGGAATTTTGGATAACTCCTTTTGATTATGCCGGAAATGATCCGTCAAGAGCCGTTGAATCTATTTTGACCGAGAATAAAAACATCGGACTTTGCTGGGCAATTATCGACTATGACGATGTCAATAACGAAAAGAATAACGGCTTTTGGAACTTGTCGAAAGAGCACACGATGTACGGCAATGCCAATTATAGTTTGCCATTCAAATTGATGCCTTTGGAAGCCGAATTCAAAAAAGCAATCGATGCAAAATGGACGTTCAACGCGGTGGACATGAACCGAAGAATGGTCGCTTTTATGGATAAATCGGAAGGTGAAATCAAATCTTGGAACTGGGATTTTGGTGATGGAACATTTTCATCCGAACAAAATCCTGTACATCAATACAAAGAAGCTGGAAAATACATTGTAGTTTTGAACATTGAAGGGCCAAAAGGGAAATCCAGAATGGCGAAAGTTTGGGATGTAGCAGTGAAATAA
- a CDS encoding DUF4982 domain-containing protein translates to MSFNKTAIFTAFLVFAFTNINAQERTTIELNNGWKFAKGNSEKAFENSFNDSKWQTVSVPHDWAIYGPFDKEIDKQTTAIVQNGEKVATEKTGRTGALPYIGEAWYRNQFSIPNFDKSKKVILLFEGAMSEPKVFLNGKKVGEWNYGYNFFYFDITDYVAANGKNNLAVHLSNLGESSRWYPGAGLYRKVKLIVKNKESIDQWGTFVTTPIVTDDVAKVNVKTKVTGENLRIVTKIKDASGNEVAVNKSDAIFGNEFEQNIAVKNPKLWSPETPYLYTAVSQIYVGDVLKDETTTRFGIRTIKFEPNKGFSLNGKVRKFKGVCLHHDLGPIGTAINKAALRRQLTILKDMGCDAIRSSHNMPSLEQLELCDEMGFMFLAESFDEWAKPKVKNGYNRFFATDAEKDVVNLVHATRNHPSIVMWSSGNEVPDQHGSEGVKRAKWLQEIFHREDPTRPVTVGMDQVKATMESGFGAIMDIPGLNYRLPLYEEAFKKFPQGFILGSETASTVSSRGVYKFPVVKGPDKQYPDFQSSSYDLEYCSWSNVPDDDFVLQDDKPWVIGEFVWTGFDYLGEPTPYDEMWPSRSSYFGINDLAGLPKDRFYLYKSRWNTTAKTLHILPHWNWEGREGQTTPIFVYTNYDSAELFVNGKSMGIQKKNNATPQNRYRLMWMDVKYEPGTIKVVALDKDGKAVAEESIRTAEKPYEIKLEADRTTLEANGEDLSYVTVSVVDKNGNACPTATQQLNFSVSGKGTYRAACNGDASSLEQFHLPTMKLFSGKLVVLVQSTEEAGKMELTVTGKGLKSGKIGLKSK, encoded by the coding sequence ATGAGTTTTAATAAAACCGCAATTTTTACCGCATTTCTAGTTTTTGCATTTACCAATATTAATGCACAGGAAAGAACCACCATTGAACTGAACAATGGATGGAAATTTGCCAAAGGCAATAGCGAAAAGGCTTTTGAAAATAGTTTTAATGACTCTAAATGGCAAACCGTTAGCGTTCCGCACGATTGGGCCATTTACGGGCCTTTCGACAAAGAAATCGACAAGCAAACCACTGCCATTGTTCAAAACGGCGAAAAAGTGGCCACCGAAAAAACGGGACGAACCGGTGCTTTGCCTTACATCGGCGAAGCTTGGTACAGGAACCAATTTTCGATTCCCAATTTCGACAAAAGCAAGAAAGTAATCCTCCTTTTCGAAGGGGCGATGAGTGAGCCTAAAGTATTTTTGAATGGCAAGAAAGTAGGCGAATGGAACTACGGATACAACTTTTTTTATTTCGACATCACCGATTATGTTGCTGCCAATGGGAAAAATAATTTGGCAGTGCATTTATCCAATTTAGGAGAATCCTCTCGTTGGTATCCCGGAGCCGGCTTGTACCGAAAAGTAAAACTGATTGTCAAAAACAAGGAAAGCATCGACCAATGGGGAACTTTTGTAACCACTCCGATCGTTACTGATGATGTGGCGAAAGTGAATGTCAAAACCAAAGTCACGGGCGAAAATCTGCGCATCGTCACCAAAATCAAGGATGCTTCAGGAAATGAAGTAGCCGTAAATAAATCCGACGCTATTTTTGGCAACGAATTTGAACAAAACATTGCCGTAAAAAACCCAAAATTATGGAGTCCGGAAACGCCTTATCTTTATACTGCCGTTTCCCAAATTTATGTTGGCGATGTTTTAAAAGATGAAACAACAACACGATTTGGCATTCGAACCATCAAATTCGAACCCAACAAAGGCTTTAGTTTGAATGGAAAAGTTCGCAAGTTCAAAGGCGTTTGCTTGCACCACGATTTAGGACCAATTGGAACCGCCATCAACAAAGCCGCTTTGCGCAGACAATTGACCATTTTAAAAGATATGGGTTGCGACGCCATCCGCAGTTCCCACAATATGCCGTCATTGGAGCAACTCGAATTGTGTGACGAAATGGGATTCATGTTCCTGGCCGAAAGTTTTGACGAATGGGCAAAACCAAAAGTAAAAAATGGTTACAATCGTTTTTTTGCAACCGATGCCGAAAAAGACGTGGTCAATTTGGTTCACGCCACTCGCAACCATCCGTCAATAGTGATGTGGAGTTCTGGTAATGAAGTCCCGGATCAACATGGTTCCGAAGGGGTCAAACGTGCCAAATGGCTGCAAGAAATCTTCCACCGTGAAGATCCAACTCGTCCCGTAACGGTTGGAATGGATCAGGTAAAAGCCACAATGGAATCGGGGTTTGGTGCCATAATGGATATTCCCGGACTGAATTACCGTTTGCCTTTGTACGAAGAAGCATTCAAAAAATTTCCACAAGGATTTATTTTAGGTTCCGAAACAGCTTCAACAGTGAGTTCTCGTGGAGTTTATAAATTCCCGGTTGTCAAAGGACCAGACAAACAATATCCCGATTTTCAATCCTCTTCTTATGATTTGGAATATTGCAGTTGGTCGAATGTGCCCGATGATGATTTTGTTTTGCAAGACGACAAACCTTGGGTAATAGGCGAATTTGTTTGGACAGGTTTTGATTATTTGGGCGAACCAACACCTTATGACGAAATGTGGCCGTCTAGAAGTTCGTATTTTGGAATTAATGATTTAGCGGGGTTGCCAAAAGACAGATTTTATTTGTACAAAAGCCGTTGGAATACTACTGCCAAGACCTTGCATATTTTACCGCATTGGAATTGGGAAGGTCGTGAAGGTCAAACAACGCCTATTTTTGTGTACACCAATTATGACAGTGCCGAACTTTTTGTCAACGGAAAAAGTATGGGCATCCAAAAGAAAAATAATGCAACGCCACAAAACAGATACCGTTTGATGTGGATGGATGTCAAATACGAACCCGGAACAATCAAAGTGGTCGCTTTGGATAAAGATGGAAAAGCAGTTGCCGAAGAAAGCATTCGCACCGCCGAAAAGCCTTATGAAATAAAACTCGAAGCCGATAGAACCACGCTCGAAGCCAATGGCGAAGATTTGTCTTATGTAACCGTTTCTGTTGTGGACAAAAACGGAAATGCTTGTCCAACCGCCACCCAACAATTGAATTTCAGCGTAAGCGGAAAAGGAACTTACAGAGCAGCTTGCAACGGTGACGCCTCTTCATTGGAACAATTTCATTTACCAACTATGAAATTATTCAGTGGCAAATTGGTGGTCTTGGTACAATCAACCGAAGAAGCAGGAAAAATGGAATTAACCGTAACGGGCAAAGGATTGAAAAGTGGAAAAATAGGGTTGAAATCTAAATAA
- a CDS encoding T9SS type A sorting domain-containing protein, protein MKKTLLKKNILSFSFLVFLLGSFNVSHAQNLWTGTTDNLFMTATNWTTAPAYATATPGTDNLKLDASATTPVLLDNSAAATPGIFVVQLQTATGTELTTASDITSSSTSLSVYIGGKLHITGGTFWGKGNIYFGNSTGELPYCNIETGGTLKTKSNILVGRNAPCTIDVNGGTITGESTGSIAIGNYFTAGPGVVNLNSGNIKIYKVAGFAVGAYGTCNVYGGKVEFPVGDLVVKGTLNVNGGIVNFLGTTASTINTAAAAGTINLNSGSITVGGPLTTINSVINIDSGTLVLAGDQTLAMATNITNNVIKLSAAATTAGKTLSNTYDSVTGLTTVMAVLPGTAPSALDYTTTAGVYTVGTAIADNPKSALTLGTGTAATYTVSPALPAGLVLDSATGTISGTPTAVKALTTYYVKATTDYGFTTKAITIVISAALGVSEFKESAKIAVYPNPTTDFVTVSLSNAAVIQKIAVYNSLGQLVRTEDKNTVSLQNLANGNYYLTIYTAEGNYSKKIIKQ, encoded by the coding sequence ATGAAAAAAACTTTACTTAAAAAAAACATTTTATCTTTTAGCTTTCTAGTTTTCCTTTTGGGGTCTTTTAATGTTTCGCATGCTCAAAATTTATGGACCGGAACTACCGATAATTTATTTATGACTGCGACTAACTGGACTACGGCTCCAGCATACGCCACTGCGACTCCAGGAACAGACAACCTTAAACTTGACGCTTCAGCAACTACTCCGGTTTTACTCGACAACTCAGCCGCCGCAACACCAGGAATATTTGTAGTACAATTACAAACGGCAACAGGAACCGAGCTTACAACAGCCAGTGATATCACTTCATCAAGTACTTCGTTGAGCGTATATATTGGAGGAAAATTACACATTACGGGAGGTACTTTTTGGGGAAAAGGAAATATCTATTTTGGAAACTCTACAGGGGAACTTCCTTACTGTAATATTGAAACTGGTGGAACTTTAAAGACAAAGTCAAATATTCTTGTGGGAAGAAATGCTCCTTGCACTATAGATGTTAATGGAGGGACAATTACAGGAGAAAGCACAGGAAGTATTGCGATTGGTAATTATTTTACTGCAGGTCCAGGAGTTGTAAATCTTAACTCAGGTAATATAAAAATATATAAAGTTGCTGGATTTGCAGTAGGAGCTTATGGTACTTGTAATGTTTATGGAGGTAAAGTTGAATTTCCTGTTGGAGATTTAGTTGTTAAAGGAACTTTAAATGTTAATGGAGGAATAGTTAATTTCCTAGGAACAACAGCGTCTACAATTAACACGGCAGCTGCCGCGGGTACTATAAATTTAAATAGCGGATCAATAACTGTTGGAGGCCCCTTAACAACTATTAATAGTGTGATTAATATTGATTCTGGTACTTTAGTGTTGGCAGGTGATCAAACATTAGCAATGGCTACTAATATAACCAATAATGTTATTAAATTATCAGCAGCAGCAACAACGGCAGGAAAAACACTTTCAAATACATATGATTCGGTGACAGGTTTAACAACTGTTATGGCAGTTTTGCCAGGAACCGCACCTTCAGCACTTGATTATACCACTACTGCAGGAGTCTATACTGTAGGAACTGCTATTGCAGACAATCCTAAATCAGCTTTAACTTTAGGAACAGGTACTGCAGCAACTTATACAGTAAGTCCTGCACTTCCAGCTGGTTTGGTTCTTGATTCTGCAACTGGAACAATTAGCGGTACACCAACTGCTGTTAAGGCATTAACTACATATTATGTTAAGGCAACAACAGATTATGGATTTACTACTAAAGCAATTACTATTGTTATTTCTGCTGCGTTAGGTGTTAGTGAATTTAAAGAATCTGCCAAAATCGCTGTCTATCCAAACCCAACTACTGATTTTGTAACTGTAAGTTTGTCAAATGCTGCAGTTATTCAAAAAATTGCCGTGTACAATAGTTTGGGACAATTAGTGCGTACAGAAGATAAAAACACTGTTTCGCTTCAGAATCTTGCCAACGGAAATTATTATCTTACGATATATACTGCTGAAGGGAATTATTCTAAAAAGATTATTAAACAATAA
- a CDS encoding sialate O-acetylesterase, translated as MVYIKKLLIILIVLGANLSVTAQVKLPALVGDNMVLQQNAKVNLWGWASPNEKITIQLGWQTAPVEIMTNPDGTWKVAVDTPQGSEKVYDITIEASNKIILHNILIGEVWICSGQSNMYFPVGKEDGTWKTGVKNYEEEIKNATYPNIRLFTVLTKASQKPLEDVTGSWTACSPSTIKTFSAVAYFFGRNLYQKLNIPIGLISSSWGGTKAEAWTSQTVLEENPDFLSILETDAKNEKLFQEKLENYYSNLKKERIANNNDLSKSELKKPKKEENKTSYVLYNAMLHPLINYTMKGVIWYQGESNAEQAYLYRSLFPAMVKNWRSDWNQGDFPFYYVQIAPHKGQNPDIREAQLFSLKNIPNSGMVVTTDVGNATNIHPIDKQTVGHRLALITRAKTYNEANLVYSGPIYNQMKIKKERVQLFFDYANSGLVKNGEVLKEFEIAGEDKVFYPADAKIDGKIVVVSSSKVKNPVAVRFAWKAVPEPNLFNKENLPASPFRTDDWISETDKKQIN; from the coding sequence ATGGTTTACATAAAAAAACTGCTTATAATTCTAATTGTTTTAGGTGCTAATCTTTCTGTGACAGCCCAAGTCAAGTTGCCTGCTTTGGTGGGTGACAACATGGTTTTGCAACAAAATGCAAAAGTCAATTTATGGGGATGGGCCTCGCCAAACGAAAAAATAACTATCCAATTGGGGTGGCAAACTGCTCCGGTGGAAATCATGACCAATCCCGATGGAACTTGGAAAGTAGCTGTAGATACTCCGCAGGGCAGCGAAAAAGTTTACGACATTACGATTGAAGCAAGCAATAAAATCATTCTCCACAATATACTTATTGGCGAAGTCTGGATTTGTTCCGGTCAGTCCAACATGTATTTTCCGGTGGGAAAAGAAGACGGAACCTGGAAAACGGGAGTCAAAAATTATGAAGAAGAGATTAAAAACGCCACTTATCCCAATATTAGATTGTTTACGGTTTTGACCAAAGCCTCCCAAAAACCATTGGAGGATGTCACGGGAAGCTGGACGGCGTGTTCGCCAAGCACCATTAAAACATTTTCGGCCGTGGCCTATTTTTTCGGGAGGAATTTGTACCAAAAGTTAAACATTCCTATTGGTTTGATTTCATCCTCTTGGGGCGGAACAAAAGCCGAAGCTTGGACTTCGCAGACTGTTTTGGAAGAAAATCCAGATTTCTTGTCCATTCTGGAAACCGATGCCAAGAATGAAAAATTATTCCAAGAAAAACTGGAAAACTACTATTCGAATTTGAAAAAAGAACGAATAGCCAACAACAACGATTTATCTAAAAGTGAATTAAAAAAGCCCAAAAAAGAGGAAAACAAAACCTCGTATGTACTTTATAACGCGATGTTGCATCCTTTGATTAATTATACCATGAAAGGCGTTATTTGGTATCAAGGAGAAAGCAACGCCGAGCAAGCCTATTTGTACCGCAGTCTGTTTCCGGCCATGGTCAAAAATTGGAGAAGCGACTGGAATCAAGGAGATTTTCCGTTTTACTATGTGCAAATTGCACCGCATAAAGGACAAAATCCAGACATAAGAGAAGCCCAATTGTTTTCCTTGAAAAATATACCAAATAGCGGAATGGTCGTGACAACCGATGTTGGAAATGCGACAAACATTCATCCAATAGACAAGCAAACCGTGGGACATCGTTTGGCTTTAATAACCCGTGCCAAAACCTATAATGAAGCTAATTTGGTCTATTCTGGACCTATTTACAATCAGATGAAAATCAAGAAAGAACGCGTTCAATTGTTTTTTGATTATGCCAATTCCGGACTTGTGAAAAATGGGGAGGTTTTGAAAGAATTCGAAATTGCGGGCGAAGACAAAGTTTTTTATCCCGCAGATGCCAAAATTGATGGCAAGATAGTTGTGGTTTCGTCTTCGAAAGTAAAAAATCCCGTAGCCGTTCGGTTTGCTTGGAAAGCGGTACCGGAGCCCAATTTATTCAATAAAGAAAATTTGCCGGCTTCCCCTTTCAGGACTGATGATTGGATAAGTGAAACAGATAAGAAACAAATAAATTAA
- a CDS encoding DUF4861 family protein gives MSIKIKLYLPVTLTLIGIANCNAQQKKPISTIVLSNASDIELIDKPIIIKRNSIDKTGTAVGFPILIYKTDTIASQVNDLDGDGKWDELFVLDNFAAKEKKTVQLKWANQAPKFPIRTSVRFGKREAMDLSVQPATEESVNAHQVFKKLGFQKYQTDGPSWENDKVGFRHYLDGRNAKDVFGKKTPAITPENVGINSQGAVEDNYHVMHDWGRDVFPVGSSAGLGGYALLVDNEITRLGILGNDTLNNIEKTSFKIVAEGPVNSLLNYTYNNWKASGNNYQVNETTSIWPGMYAYKNSVKIKGITGKETLLVALSNINNQNGLKVVEVGKWICLIQHDNLTYKREWIMGTALIIPKKDYLGYIEAPKTGQLTDSYFAKMKIVENTSARYYAVAGWELSADKNFKDAAYFTDYVTKLASQLAIEISVKVL, from the coding sequence ATGTCAATTAAAATTAAGTTATATTTACCAGTAACCCTTACCCTCATTGGAATAGCCAATTGCAATGCCCAACAGAAAAAGCCAATTTCAACAATTGTTTTATCGAATGCCTCTGATATTGAATTGATAGACAAGCCGATAATTATTAAACGAAATAGCATAGACAAAACAGGCACAGCTGTTGGGTTTCCAATTTTAATATATAAAACAGACACTATTGCTAGTCAGGTCAACGATTTGGATGGCGATGGAAAATGGGACGAACTCTTTGTACTAGATAATTTTGCTGCCAAAGAAAAGAAAACGGTACAGCTAAAATGGGCAAATCAAGCTCCAAAATTCCCCATCAGAACCAGCGTGCGATTCGGAAAAAGAGAAGCCATGGATTTATCGGTACAACCAGCAACGGAGGAATCAGTTAATGCCCATCAAGTCTTTAAAAAGCTGGGATTCCAGAAATACCAAACCGACGGCCCTTCATGGGAAAATGACAAAGTAGGTTTCAGACATTATTTGGATGGACGAAATGCCAAAGATGTTTTTGGAAAAAAAACTCCCGCAATTACACCCGAAAATGTTGGAATTAACAGCCAAGGAGCAGTCGAAGACAATTATCACGTGATGCACGATTGGGGAAGAGATGTTTTTCCGGTGGGAAGTTCAGCTGGATTGGGCGGATATGCCTTGCTTGTCGACAACGAAATCACCCGATTGGGAATTCTTGGCAACGATACTTTGAACAATATCGAAAAAACAAGCTTCAAAATTGTTGCCGAAGGCCCCGTAAATTCGCTCCTTAACTACACCTACAACAATTGGAAAGCTTCTGGAAACAACTATCAAGTAAACGAAACCACCTCTATTTGGCCAGGAATGTACGCCTACAAAAACAGCGTGAAAATAAAAGGAATCACGGGCAAAGAAACCTTATTGGTTGCCTTGTCCAACATCAACAACCAAAATGGACTGAAAGTGGTCGAAGTAGGTAAATGGATATGCCTTATACAACACGACAATTTAACCTACAAACGCGAGTGGATTATGGGTACGGCGCTTATCATTCCCAAAAAAGACTATTTGGGCTATATCGAAGCACCAAAAACGGGGCAATTAACGGATTCCTATTTTGCCAAAATGAAAATCGTGGAAAACACCTCTGCACGCTATTATGCCGTAGCCGGTTGGGAGTTAAGTGCCGACAAAAACTTTAAGGATGCCGCTTATTTTACCGATTATGTTACCAAGCTAGCTTCGCAATTGGCAATAGAAATAAGTGTAAAAGTACTGTAA
- the rhaM gene encoding L-rhamnose mutarotase, whose translation MKNSRLRNAFKMKLKPGFEIEYKKRHEAIWPELSSLLSETGIQDYSIFLDEETLILFAVQKISPNFDFDYLPSHPIVKKWWAYMADIMETNPDNSPVATSLIEVFHAD comes from the coding sequence ATGAAAAATAGCCGCCTTAGAAATGCTTTTAAAATGAAATTGAAACCAGGTTTTGAAATCGAATACAAAAAAAGACACGAAGCCATTTGGCCTGAATTGTCAAGCCTATTATCGGAAACAGGAATCCAAGATTACAGTATCTTTTTGGATGAAGAAACCCTGATTCTTTTTGCGGTTCAAAAAATAAGTCCGAATTTTGATTTTGATTATTTGCCAAGCCACCCAATTGTAAAAAAATGGTGGGCTTACATGGCCGATATTATGGAAACCAATCCCGACAACTCTCCAGTGGCAACGTCGCTGATTGAAGTTTTTCACGCAGATTAA
- a CDS encoding glycoside hydrolase family 88/105 protein: MRHYHIPVVALFFLGSLSSSIAQTNDATTPLHLMQPNYPTPYVVPQKEEIKTVLDRVYTFLDKNSASKIVNANTKVAVTDYKKSNEDITFEPGSFRLTSYEWGVTYAGMLLASKATADPKYADYTNKRLQLIADIAANYKEQNIKDKDMLKTLHPEALDFAGALCAAFIKAKQEGLKTNADPLINNYIDFISNKQFRLTDGTLARNRPQDNTIWLDDMFMSVPALAQMGKYTGNVKYFDDAVKQVKQFSGRMFNKEKGIYMHGWVQSMTDHPQFHWARANGWAVMTMVELLEVLPKDHPGYAGVLAQLQAHIKGLAKYQDGTGFWHQLLDRNDSYLETSATAIYTYSIARAINRGYVDKMTYAPMTLLAWNAVASKVNDKGQVEGTCVGTGMGFDPAFYYYRPINVFAAHGYGPVLLAGAEVILLLKDNQFEINDSSIQLKIPGKNNQLK; the protein is encoded by the coding sequence ATGAGACATTATCACATCCCGGTTGTAGCCTTGTTTTTTTTGGGCAGCCTAAGTTCAAGTATTGCTCAAACCAATGATGCCACAACGCCATTGCACTTGATGCAACCTAATTATCCAACGCCTTATGTAGTTCCACAAAAAGAGGAAATAAAAACCGTTTTGGACAGAGTTTATACTTTTTTGGATAAAAATTCAGCCTCTAAAATTGTAAACGCAAATACAAAAGTAGCCGTAACTGATTATAAAAAAAGCAATGAAGACATCACTTTTGAGCCGGGTTCTTTTCGATTGACCAGCTACGAATGGGGAGTTACTTATGCGGGAATGCTTTTGGCCTCTAAAGCTACTGCCGACCCAAAATATGCCGATTACACCAACAAAAGATTGCAATTAATCGCTGATATTGCTGCCAATTACAAAGAGCAAAACATCAAGGACAAGGATATGCTCAAAACGCTGCATCCCGAAGCATTGGATTTTGCAGGAGCGCTTTGTGCCGCCTTTATCAAAGCAAAACAAGAAGGTTTAAAAACCAATGCCGATCCGTTAATCAACAATTACATCGACTTTATCAGCAACAAACAATTTCGATTAACCGACGGAACTTTGGCACGAAACCGACCTCAAGACAACACCATTTGGCTCGACGACATGTTTATGAGCGTTCCAGCTTTGGCACAAATGGGGAAATATACAGGCAATGTGAAATATTTTGATGATGCCGTAAAACAAGTCAAGCAGTTTTCGGGTCGAATGTTCAACAAAGAAAAAGGAATTTACATGCACGGTTGGGTGCAATCAATGACCGATCATCCTCAGTTCCATTGGGCTAGAGCCAATGGTTGGGCAGTAATGACGATGGTCGAATTATTGGAAGTTTTACCAAAAGACCATCCAGGATATGCCGGGGTTTTGGCACAATTGCAAGCCCACATCAAAGGATTGGCAAAATACCAGGACGGTACCGGTTTTTGGCACCAATTATTGGATAGAAATGATTCGTATCTCGAAACTTCGGCAACCGCAATTTACACTTATTCCATTGCCAGAGCGATAAATCGTGGTTATGTAGACAAAATGACTTATGCTCCAATGACGCTGTTGGCTTGGAATGCAGTGGCTTCCAAAGTGAATGACAAAGGCCAAGTGGAAGGAACTTGCGTGGGAACCGGAATGGGATTTGACCCTGCTTTTTATTACTATCGTCCCATAAATGTATTTGCGGCTCACGGTTACGGCCCCGTTTTATTGGCTGGAGCAGAGGTGATTTTGTTGTTGAAAGACAATCAATTTGAAATCAATGATAGTTCGATTCAATTGAAAATTCCGGGTAAAAACAACCAACTCAAATGA